The following proteins are encoded in a genomic region of Chryseobacterium cucumeris:
- a CDS encoding rhomboid family intramembrane serine protease has translation MFKNVISKRAVIYPLLMLSAMWFGYFLQMQGFFQSCFGAIIPLLPEGLLGIITSPLLHGNIDHIIGNSIPIAALMFLLYQFYPVVANKVFIIGWLATGLLVWLLPPIDILTGEYMYTCTIGASGVVYVLAFFLFFSGVFKWNTKLLTISMLVVLYYGSLVWGMLPEELFYNMQEPSKISWQAHLSGAVVGSIIAFAFKNVGEKKKKFIWEFPNYYSEKDDKLWQEYRENHPEDFMDLPYKKKDDIWDHLDELRKR, from the coding sequence ATGTTCAAAAATGTAATTTCCAAAAGAGCGGTTATCTATCCATTGCTGATGCTTTCAGCAATGTGGTTCGGGTACTTTTTACAAATGCAGGGCTTCTTTCAAAGCTGTTTTGGAGCCATTATTCCCCTCTTACCCGAGGGATTGCTTGGCATTATTACCTCTCCCCTTTTACATGGAAATATCGATCATATTATAGGAAACTCCATTCCGATAGCAGCACTTATGTTTTTGCTGTATCAGTTTTATCCGGTAGTGGCCAACAAAGTCTTTATCATCGGCTGGCTGGCAACAGGACTATTGGTGTGGCTTCTTCCTCCTATTGATATTCTTACCGGTGAATATATGTACACCTGCACCATCGGGGCCAGCGGTGTGGTATATGTGCTTGCCTTTTTCCTTTTCTTCAGCGGCGTTTTTAAATGGAATACAAAACTTCTTACGATTTCAATGCTTGTTGTACTTTATTATGGCAGTCTGGTATGGGGAATGCTTCCGGAGGAACTGTTCTACAACATGCAGGAACCGAGTAAAATTTCATGGCAGGCCCATCTTTCCGGAGCTGTAGTAGGCAGTATTATCGCCTTTGCCTTTAAAAATGTGGGAGAAAAGAAGAAAAAATTTATCTGGGAGTTTCCGAATTATTACAGCGAAAAGGATGATAAATTATGGCAGGAATACAGGGAAAATCATCCTGAAGATTTTATGGATCTTCCCTACAAGAAAAAAGATGACATCTGGGATCATTTGGATGAATTAAGAAAAAGATAA
- a CDS encoding DUF3078 domain-containing protein: MKKLLLISSISFGAAALAQEAKTEAPVSDTAKAWSIQGQNTLMLNQAAFSNWVGGGANNVGWLAGVNYNLTYEKGKDLWENIIILGYGQNNTQGTGVRKTQDVINLSTNYGREFAKHWYLSAGAGLQTQFAPGYEDGNNPDAKKISNFMAPGYLSVGAGVTYRPNDNLTVTLRPANARWTFVLDEDLQKAGTYGLKNDGDSSLFQFGFLGTAMYKLKIMENITLLNTASVFSNYLDHPDRLVLGYSGVLSMKINKYISTNVTLDLLYDHNQIWKTQLKQTLGVGLAYNFDNGKKRSENKDNQSWLKK, translated from the coding sequence ATGAAAAAACTTTTATTGATCAGTTCTATCTCTTTTGGGGCTGCAGCACTCGCTCAGGAGGCTAAGACGGAAGCTCCGGTATCAGACACAGCTAAGGCATGGTCTATTCAGGGACAAAATACATTAATGCTTAATCAGGCTGCCTTTTCAAACTGGGTAGGTGGAGGAGCCAACAACGTAGGTTGGCTTGCTGGCGTTAATTACAACCTGACCTATGAAAAAGGGAAAGATCTTTGGGAAAATATTATCATTCTGGGGTACGGACAAAATAACACACAAGGAACAGGAGTTAGAAAAACGCAGGATGTCATTAATCTTTCTACAAACTATGGTAGAGAATTTGCCAAACATTGGTATTTATCTGCAGGGGCGGGGCTTCAGACTCAGTTTGCTCCGGGTTATGAAGATGGAAATAATCCTGATGCAAAAAAGATTTCCAATTTTATGGCTCCCGGATATCTGAGTGTAGGAGCAGGGGTTACATACCGTCCCAATGATAATCTTACAGTTACTTTACGGCCTGCGAATGCCAGATGGACTTTTGTTTTAGACGAAGATCTTCAGAAAGCAGGAACTTACGGTCTTAAAAACGATGGAGATTCTTCTCTTTTCCAATTCGGTTTCCTGGGAACGGCAATGTACAAACTGAAGATTATGGAGAATATAACCTTACTGAATACGGCTTCTGTATTCTCAAACTACCTTGATCACCCGGACAGGCTTGTCCTTGGATATAGCGGAGTTTTGAGCATGAAAATCAATAAATATATTTCTACCAACGTTACCCTTGACCTTTTGTATGACCATAATCAGATATGGAAGACCCAGCTGAAGCAGACATTGGGCGTAGGATTGGCGTATAATTTTGATAACGGTAAGAAACGTTCAGAAAATAAAGATAACCAAAGCTGGTTGAAAAAATAA
- a CDS encoding DUF3078 domain-containing protein produces the protein MKKFLLILSFFMGMYASAQEELKKDSAVVDTIKYWSVLGKNTLMINQAAFSNWVGGGANNVGWLAGVNYNLTYEKDKDLWENIIILGYGQNDTKGQGIRKTQDVINVSTNYGRKFSKSWYFSMGAGFQSQFAAGYEDGNNPDAKKISNFMAPGYLNVGMGITYRPNDDLTVTLRPTNARWTFVLDKDLQTAGNYGLKNDGDTSLLQFGFLGTAIYKLKIMEDIYLTNTASVFSNYLDHPDRLVLAYGALLNLKVNKYISSNVTVDLLYDHNQIEKTQLKQTLGIGFAYTLANGVKRSDRKDSQWWIKK, from the coding sequence ATGAAGAAGTTTTTATTGATTCTTTCCTTTTTTATGGGAATGTATGCAAGTGCACAAGAAGAATTGAAAAAAGATTCCGCAGTGGTAGACACCATAAAATACTGGTCGGTTTTAGGAAAAAACACATTAATGATTAATCAGGCTGCCTTTTCAAACTGGGTAGGTGGAGGAGCCAACAACGTAGGTTGGCTTGCTGGCGTTAATTACAACCTGACCTATGAAAAAGATAAAGACCTTTGGGAAAATATCATTATTCTTGGATATGGGCAGAATGATACAAAAGGCCAGGGAATCAGAAAAACACAGGACGTTATCAATGTTTCTACCAATTATGGGCGAAAATTTTCAAAAAGCTGGTATTTCTCTATGGGTGCAGGATTTCAATCACAGTTTGCTGCAGGATATGAAGATGGAAATAATCCTGACGCAAAAAAGATATCCAATTTTATGGCGCCAGGCTACCTGAACGTCGGGATGGGTATCACATACAGGCCCAATGATGATCTCACGGTAACGTTACGTCCTACCAACGCCAGATGGACATTTGTACTGGATAAAGATCTCCAGACAGCAGGAAATTATGGTTTAAAGAATGATGGTGATACTTCTTTATTACAATTCGGTTTTCTGGGAACGGCAATATATAAATTGAAAATAATGGAAGATATTTATTTAACCAATACAGCGTCTGTCTTCTCGAATTACCTTGACCACCCGGACAGATTAGTTCTTGCCTATGGAGCTTTGCTGAACTTAAAGGTAAATAAATACATCTCCTCCAATGTGACCGTTGATTTGCTATACGATCATAATCAGATAGAGAAAACACAGCTGAAACAAACTCTTGGAATCGGATTTGCCTATACGCTGGCAAATGGTGTAAAACGTTCTGATCGCAAAGACAGCCAGTGGTGGATCAAAAAATAG